The Primulina tabacum isolate GXHZ01 chromosome 7, ASM2559414v2, whole genome shotgun sequence genome includes a window with the following:
- the LOC142551393 gene encoding protein MULTIPLE CHLOROPLAST DIVISION SITE 1 isoform X2 codes for MRHENDAVIVEKSRKDVAEKHQQNPANKLQETISSIPLFTATTGKFTGTNITIGLCIVATMLIVVVRGYTARKSRNSRSGSLADLVRRGQLKSDRRGISTPLKYDDPFNNPMIKVSKNNSTVEMCGKVYRLAPVTLTGEQQTIHQKRRSRAYQWKRPTIFLREGESVPPDVDPDTIRWIPANHPFATTSSDIDEDLAQNNVYQKNGVPFRIQAEHEGLQRKLELLQNEQKLSKLMIDPAAARDFERPYKSSMKSENQIEHNTANSKLGSNPSASDRVQSSGNKPPSEETRNPQVS; via the exons ATGCGCCACGAAAACGATGCCGTTATTGTCGAGAAGTCTCGGAAAGATGTTGCGGAGAAGCATCAACAAAACCCAGCGAATAAGTTGCAAGAGACAATTAGCTCTATCCCTCTATTTACGGCCACG ACTGGGAAATTCACTGGTACGAATATTACAATTGGATTATGTATTGTTGCGACTATGTTAATTGTCGTGGTGAGAGGTTATACAGCAAGGAAGTCCAGAAACAGTCGTTCTGGCTCTTTAGCTGATCTTGTGCGCCGTGGACAGCTCAAATCTGATAGAAGAGGCAT TTCAACTCCTCTCAAGTATGATGATCCATTCAATAATCCTATGATTAAGGTCAGCAAAAACAATTCAACAGTTGAGATGTGCGGGAAAGTGTATCGTTTAGCTCCGGTGACTCTTACAGGTGAGCAACAAACAATCCATCAGAAACGAAGATCCCGGGCATACCAGTGGAAGAGACCAACGATATTTCTGAGAGAAGGAGAGTCAGTTCCTCCTGATGTCGACCCTGATACCATCAGATGGATTCCCGCAAATCATCCCTTTGCAACTACTTCAAGTGATATTGACGAAGATTTGGCTCAAAATAATGTGTACCAGAAGAATGGTGTCCCCTTCCGTATCCAGGCAGAACACGAGGGATTGCAGAGAAAGCTTGAACTGCTACAAAAT GAGCAAAAACTCAGCAAACTGATGATAGATCCTGCTGCAGCCAGAGATTTTGAGAGGCCATATAAGTCAAGTATGAAGTCAGAAAATCAGATAGAGCACAACACTGCAAATTCTAAACTGGGCTCTAATCCTTCTGCATCTGACCGGGTTCAGAGTTCTGGGAACAAACCGCCATCCGAAGAGACACGGAACCCTCAAGTTTCATAG
- the LOC142551393 gene encoding protein MULTIPLE CHLOROPLAST DIVISION SITE 1 isoform X1, with amino-acid sequence MASIWTIHLHASSSFPLRTWSNELQCPTESGRDFVCTKRNRRIKRGRFVVGAVRSDGDMRHENDAVIVEKSRKDVAEKHQQNPANKLQETISSIPLFTATTGKFTGTNITIGLCIVATMLIVVVRGYTARKSRNSRSGSLADLVRRGQLKSDRRGISTPLKYDDPFNNPMIKVSKNNSTVEMCGKVYRLAPVTLTGEQQTIHQKRRSRAYQWKRPTIFLREGESVPPDVDPDTIRWIPANHPFATTSSDIDEDLAQNNVYQKNGVPFRIQAEHEGLQRKLELLQNEQKLSKLMIDPAAARDFERPYKSSMKSENQIEHNTANSKLGSNPSASDRVQSSGNKPPSEETRNPQVS; translated from the exons ATGGCCTCAATTTGGACCATTCATCTTCATGCGTCGTCTTCTTTTCCT CTTCGTACTTGGTCCAATGAACTGCAATGTCCTACGGAATCAGGGCGTGATTTTGTGTGCACGAAACGGAATCGAAGAATCAAGCGCGGGAGGTTTGTAGTGGGAGCAGTTAGGTCAGATGGAGACATGCGCCACGAAAACGATGCCGTTATTGTCGAGAAGTCTCGGAAAGATGTTGCGGAGAAGCATCAACAAAACCCAGCGAATAAGTTGCAAGAGACAATTAGCTCTATCCCTCTATTTACGGCCACG ACTGGGAAATTCACTGGTACGAATATTACAATTGGATTATGTATTGTTGCGACTATGTTAATTGTCGTGGTGAGAGGTTATACAGCAAGGAAGTCCAGAAACAGTCGTTCTGGCTCTTTAGCTGATCTTGTGCGCCGTGGACAGCTCAAATCTGATAGAAGAGGCAT TTCAACTCCTCTCAAGTATGATGATCCATTCAATAATCCTATGATTAAGGTCAGCAAAAACAATTCAACAGTTGAGATGTGCGGGAAAGTGTATCGTTTAGCTCCGGTGACTCTTACAGGTGAGCAACAAACAATCCATCAGAAACGAAGATCCCGGGCATACCAGTGGAAGAGACCAACGATATTTCTGAGAGAAGGAGAGTCAGTTCCTCCTGATGTCGACCCTGATACCATCAGATGGATTCCCGCAAATCATCCCTTTGCAACTACTTCAAGTGATATTGACGAAGATTTGGCTCAAAATAATGTGTACCAGAAGAATGGTGTCCCCTTCCGTATCCAGGCAGAACACGAGGGATTGCAGAGAAAGCTTGAACTGCTACAAAAT GAGCAAAAACTCAGCAAACTGATGATAGATCCTGCTGCAGCCAGAGATTTTGAGAGGCCATATAAGTCAAGTATGAAGTCAGAAAATCAGATAGAGCACAACACTGCAAATTCTAAACTGGGCTCTAATCCTTCTGCATCTGACCGGGTTCAGAGTTCTGGGAACAAACCGCCATCCGAAGAGACACGGAACCCTCAAGTTTCATAG
- the LOC142551392 gene encoding monosaccharide-sensing protein 2-like has product MKGATLVAIAATIGNFLQGWDNATIAGAVVYIKKELQLGAAVEGLIVAMSLIGATVITTCSGTISDWIGRRPMLILSSLFYFLSGLIMLWSPNVYVLLLARLLDGFGIGLAVTLVPLYISETAPSEIRGLLNTLPQFTGSGGMFLAYCMIFGMSLTPSPSWRLMLGVLSIPSLLYFVLTVLFLPESPRWLVSKGKMLEAKSVLQKLRGREDVSGEMALLVEGLVVGGETSIEEYIIGPADELDENQDPSVDKDRIKLYGPEEGLSWVARPVTGQSRISLVSRQGSMVNQSIPLMDPLVTLFGSVHEKLPETGSMRSMLFPNFGSMFSTAEPHIKNGEWDEESLQREGEGYTSEIGDGDSDDNLQSPLISRQNTSMEKDMVNPQSHGSILSMRRHSTLNAGEAIGSMGIGGGWQLAWKWSEREGEDGTKEGGFKRIYLHQEGTHGHGSRRGSLVSIPGGDGPVDGEFIQAAALVSQPALYSKELMDQRPIGPAMVHPSEAASKAPRLAALLEPGVKRALMVGIGIQILQQFSGINGVLYYTPQILQQAGVGFLLSNLGLGSDSASFLISAFTNFLMLPCIAIAMRFMDIAGRRYLLLRTIPVLVISLVVLVIGNVIDLGTVAHAVISTICVVLYFCTFVMGYGPIPNILCSEIFPTMVRGICIAICSLVFWICDVIVTYSLPVLLSSIGLAGVFGIYAIVCVISFVFIFLKVPETKGMPLEVITEFFAVGAKQAAKPEQ; this is encoded by the exons ATGAAGGGGGCAACACTGGTAGCCATTGCTGCTACAATTGGCAACTTTTTGCAGGGTTGGGATAATGCCACCATTGCAG GGGCTGTTGTTTATATCAAGAAAGAGCTTCAATTGGGAGCTGCGGTAGAAGGTCTTATCGTGGCAATGTCACTCATTGGGGCCACGGTCATCACGACTTGCTCTGGGACGATATCTGACTGGATTGGTCGTCGTCCGATGCTTATTTTGTCATCCTTGTTCTATTTTCTCAGCGGCCTGATAATGCTATGGTCACCAAACGTATATGTTCTTCTTCTGGCAAGGCTGTTGGATGGGTTTGGTATTGGACTTGCTGTTACTCTAGTTCCTCTCTATATATCTGAGACGGCTCCATCCGAGATACGAGGCTTGTTAAATACTCTTCCTCAGTTCACAGGCTCTGGTGGAATGTTTCTGGCTTAttgtatgatttttggaatgTCCTTGACTCCATCACCTAGCTGGCGACTGATGcttggagttctttctattcCCTCTCTTTTATATTTTGTGTTGACCGTATTGTTTTTGCCTGAATCTCCTCGATGGCTGGTAAGTAAAGGAAAAATGCTTGAGGCTAAAAGTGTTCTGCAGAAACTGCGTGGCAGAGAGGACGTATCTG GTGAGATGGCTTTACTAGTTGAAGGTTTGGTTGTTGGTGGTGAAACTTCCATAGAAGAGTATATCATTGGTCCAGCAGATGAACTTGACGAGAATCAAGACCCATCAGTCGATAAAGACCGTATCAAATTGTATGGCCCCGAGGAAGGCCTCTCATGGGTTGCCCGTCCAGTCACGGGTCAGAGTCGTATTAGCCTAGTCTCCCGCCAAGGAAGCATGGTAAATCAAAGCATCCCGCTAATGGATCCACTTGTGACGCTATTCGGCAGTGTTCATGAGAAACTCCCTGAGACTGGAAGTATGAGAAGCATGTTATTCCCAAATTTTGGTAGCATGTTCAGCACTGCTGAGCCTCACATTAAAAATGGAGAGTGGGATGAAGAGAGTTTGCAAAGAGAAGGTGAGGGTTACACATCTGAGATCGGTGATGGAGATTCGGATGACAATTTGCAGAGTCCATTGATCTCACGTCAAAATACGAGCATGGAGAAGGACATGGTCAATCCTCAGTCCCATGGCAGCATCTTAAGCATGAGGCGTCATAGTACTCTAAATGCGGGAGAAGCAATCGGTAGCATGGGCATTGGTGGTGGTTGGCAATTAGCATGGAAATGGTCTGAAAGAGAAGGTGAAGATGGAACAAAAGAAGGCGGGTTTAAAAGGATTTATCTACACCAAGAAGGTACCCATGGCCATGGCTCAAGACGTGGCTCTCTTGTTTCAATCCCTGGTGGGGATGGTCCTGTAGACGGTGAGTTTATCCAAGCTGCTGCTCTAGTCAGCCAGCCAGCTCTTTATTCGAAGGAACTTATGGATCAGCGTCCAATTGGACCTGCAATGGTGCACCCATCAGAAGCCGCTTCAAAAGCACCACGCTTAGCTGCTCTTCTTGAACCAGGTGTTAAAAGAGCATTGATGGTCGGGATTGGTATCCAAATACTGCAGCAG TTTTCTGGTATCAACGGAGTTTTGTACTACACTCCTCAAATTCTTCAACAGGCAGGCGTTGGATTTCTGCTATCCAACCTTGGCCTTGGCTCCGACTCTGCTTCTTTCCTTATCAGTGCCTTCACTAATTTTTTGATGCTCCCTTGTATTGCCATTGCTATGAGGTTCATGGACATAGCTGGTAGAAG GTACCTTTTACTGAGAACCATTCCAGTTTTGGTAATATCACTGGTCGTCCTAGTTATCGGAAACGTGATTGATCTTGGCACTGTGGCTCATGCTGTGATCTCAACAATTTGTGTTGTGCTCTACTTTTGCACCTTTGTTATGGGCTACGGACCGATCCCTAACATTCTCTGCTCGGAAATCTTCCCCACAATGGTTCGCGGCATATGCATTGCTATTTGCTCCCTGGTTTTCTGGATATGTGATGTCATAGTTACCTACTCACTCCCCGTGCTGCTTAGCTCCATCGGTTTAGCTGGCGTTTTTGGCATTTATGCTATTGTCTGCGTGATCTCGTTTGTTTTCATATTCTTGAAGGTTCCGGAAACGAAGGGTATGCCATTGGAAGTGATCACGGAGTTCTTTGCAGTTGGAGCCAAACAGGCTGCAAAACCGGAGCAATGA